One stretch of Thermodesulfobacteriota bacterium DNA includes these proteins:
- a CDS encoding response regulator transcription factor: MRILVVEDEEKVASFIRKGLEEERYAVDLAPDGEEGLALAQVNPYDLIVLDLMLPKLDGFKVLGRLREEGVYTPVLVLTARDRLDDKVRGLDLGADDYLTKPFAFSELLARVRALLRRGKPTRSPTFSVADLTLDPASRRVTRAGQPIELTAKEYALLEYFLRHAGQVLTRTMISEHVWDQSFDSYTNVIDVYVNYLRKKIDQGFQPKLIHTVRGVGYVLREEP; the protein is encoded by the coding sequence ATGAGAATCCTGGTGGTGGAAGACGAAGAAAAGGTCGCCTCCTTCATCCGCAAGGGGCTCGAAGAAGAGCGCTATGCGGTGGACCTGGCGCCGGACGGGGAAGAGGGGCTGGCCCTGGCCCAGGTCAACCCCTACGACCTCATCGTCCTCGACCTCATGCTGCCCAAGCTCGACGGCTTCAAGGTGCTCGGGCGGCTGCGGGAAGAAGGCGTCTACACCCCCGTGCTGGTGCTCACGGCCCGGGACCGGCTCGACGACAAGGTCCGGGGGCTCGACCTGGGGGCCGACGACTACCTGACCAAGCCCTTTGCGTTCTCCGAGCTCCTGGCGCGGGTACGGGCGCTGCTGCGCCGGGGCAAACCCACCCGTTCCCCCACGTTCTCGGTGGCGGACCTCACGCTGGACCCCGCCTCTCGCCGGGTGACCCGGGCAGGACAGCCTATCGAGCTCACCGCCAAGGAGTACGCGCTCCTGGAGTACTTCCTGCGCCACGCAGGCCAGGTGCTGACCCGCACCATGATCTCGGAGCACGTGTGGGACCAGTCCTTCGACTCCTACACCAACGTGATCGATGTGTACGTGAACTACCTGCGCAAGAAGATCGACCAGGGCTTCCAGCCCAAGCTCATCCACACCGTGCGCGGCGTGGGGTACGTGCTGCGGGAGGAGCCGTGA
- a CDS encoding FAD/NAD(P)-binding oxidoreductase, with amino-acid sequence MRQYVILGCGPAGRAAAREVRRQDPKGEVTLVSREFTPFHLRPALADFVAGALGRREVVVQDPELAEDPGVAVRAGCRVYRLFPHESRILLSDGTSLYFDRLLLATGSTPRLADYAARLRNKVHTLACFSDAVRLTRLGLPRDAWVLVSGEGHAGLEVVRAFAKRGCRVVYLTTHTRFWSPGSPVARADVLQKLLSEKVEVLFGEAVLDVMDLNGEGYRVITSSRRAIDVGLVCEARELVPAVEYLEGSGLVVDQGVVVDRELRTNFDNIFAAGDVARVFDSEGNWHRVNFGWQSAGRQGAVAGHNLVQGGGQSVEAGEGFFADLAGGKLLERWAP; translated from the coding sequence ATGCGACAGTATGTGATCCTGGGGTGCGGGCCGGCGGGGCGGGCGGCGGCCCGGGAGGTGCGGCGCCAAGACCCCAAGGGGGAGGTGACCCTGGTGTCGCGGGAGTTCACCCCGTTCCACCTGCGGCCGGCCCTGGCGGACTTCGTGGCGGGGGCCCTGGGGCGCCGGGAGGTGGTGGTGCAGGACCCGGAGCTGGCGGAGGACCCCGGGGTGGCGGTGCGGGCGGGGTGCCGGGTGTACCGGCTCTTTCCCCACGAGTCGCGCATCCTGCTCTCGGACGGCACGAGCCTGTACTTCGACCGCCTGCTGCTCGCCACGGGCTCGACCCCCCGGCTGGCGGACTACGCGGCGCGGCTGCGAAACAAGGTGCACACGCTCGCGTGCTTCAGCGACGCGGTGCGGCTGACCCGGCTGGGGCTGCCCCGGGACGCCTGGGTGTTGGTCTCGGGGGAGGGGCACGCGGGGCTCGAGGTGGTGCGGGCCTTCGCGAAGCGGGGGTGCCGGGTGGTCTACCTCACCACCCACACCCGGTTCTGGAGCCCGGGCTCGCCGGTGGCCCGGGCCGACGTGCTCCAGAAGCTCTTGTCGGAGAAGGTGGAGGTGCTCTTCGGGGAGGCGGTGCTCGACGTGATGGACTTGAACGGGGAGGGCTACCGGGTCATCACCTCGAGCCGGCGCGCCATCGACGTGGGTCTGGTGTGCGAGGCCCGGGAGCTGGTGCCGGCGGTGGAGTACCTGGAGGGGAGCGGGCTCGTGGTGGACCAGGGGGTGGTGGTGGACCGGGAGCTGCGGACCAACTTCGACAACATCTTTGCCGCGGGTGACGTGGCCCGGGTCTTCGACAGCGAGGGGAACTGGCACCGGGTGAACTTCGGCTGGCAGAGCGCCGGGCGCCAGGGAGCCGTGGCGGGCCACAACCTGGTCCAGGGCGGCGGGCAGTCGGTGGAGGCGGGGGAGGGGTTCTTCGCCGACCTCGCGGGCGGCAAGCTCCTGGAGCGTTGGGCGCCCTGA
- a CDS encoding spore photoproduct lyase family protein gives MSSPPFDLVEVDADAAPLPFAERFLARLPGSIPVRLRRQGDPAPTGRRTVHVTGEPGAFLKPCPCSPGAVRCGYRVFTPAFQCPFGCTYCFLRLYAPDAPLTLYANLEDAAAELRGAARAWEGEGEGPVRVGTGQFADSLALDPWTGHARWLLDLFEPLPGAQLELKTKSARVEALLVRRPPPNAVAAWSVNPPERIASDEPGSASLAERLGAAAQAARAGYRVGFHFDPVVAEEGWEAAYREVIGALFAAVEPSRVAWVSLGTLRFPPRFLEEWGPRLRGRRAFFGELVPGEDGKLRYFWPLRKRVYRILADALRRQGGPELRVYLCMESPAMWGAALGWTPREDQVEGYLAAGAPAGASDAGGR, from the coding sequence ATGAGCTCTCCTCCCTTCGACCTCGTCGAGGTGGACGCCGACGCCGCTCCCCTGCCCTTTGCCGAGCGGTTCCTCGCACGCCTGCCCGGGTCGATCCCGGTGCGCCTGCGCCGGCAGGGCGACCCGGCTCCCACGGGCCGGCGCACCGTGCACGTGACCGGGGAGCCGGGGGCCTTCCTCAAGCCCTGCCCGTGCAGCCCCGGGGCCGTGCGGTGCGGGTACCGCGTGTTCACCCCCGCCTTCCAGTGCCCCTTCGGGTGTACCTACTGCTTCTTGCGCCTCTACGCCCCCGACGCCCCCCTGACCCTCTACGCCAATCTGGAGGACGCAGCGGCCGAGCTCAGGGGGGCCGCCCGGGCATGGGAGGGGGAGGGGGAGGGTCCCGTGCGGGTGGGGACCGGGCAGTTCGCCGACTCCCTGGCCCTGGACCCCTGGACCGGCCACGCCCGGTGGCTCCTGGACCTCTTCGAGCCGCTGCCGGGTGCGCAGCTCGAGCTCAAGACCAAGAGCGCCCGGGTGGAGGCCCTGCTGGTGCGGCGCCCTCCCCCCAACGCGGTGGCTGCCTGGTCGGTGAACCCGCCGGAGCGCATCGCCTCGGACGAGCCGGGCTCGGCGAGCCTGGCCGAGCGGCTGGGGGCGGCGGCCCAGGCGGCCCGAGCGGGCTACCGGGTGGGTTTCCACTTCGACCCCGTGGTGGCCGAGGAGGGGTGGGAGGCGGCGTACCGAGAGGTGATCGGGGCGCTCTTCGCCGCCGTGGAGCCCAGCCGGGTGGCCTGGGTGAGCCTGGGCACCCTGCGGTTTCCCCCGCGGTTCCTGGAGGAGTGGGGGCCGCGGCTGCGCGGGCGGCGGGCCTTCTTCGGGGAGCTGGTGCCGGGGGAGGACGGCAAGCTCCGCTACTTCTGGCCCCTGCGAAAGCGCGTGTACCGCATCCTGGCCGATGCCCTGCGGCGCCAGGGAGGCCCGGAGCTTCGGGTCTACCTGTGCATGGAGTCGCCGGCCATGTGGGGGGCGGCCCTGGGCTGGACCCCCCGGGAGGACCAGGTGGAGGGCTACCTCGCGGCCGGGGCGCCGGCGGGAGCTTCGGACGCGGGGGGAAGGTAG
- a CDS encoding CHRD domain-containing protein: MRHNPWSAKFTLLFAAVALAAALVACGGGGGGGGVTFRDAAPADLANRAFAFGPGLFSDDPQDPRSADSSTLVIGSFHGDRAAFALVNDADGSVVAGSLAVGNSCTVTVSFLELAGEELRVLAPDDPDAVSVLDPCEIGSDGSLRVADDQLETFLSSPGRAPQAVLNLSIPLAAAYEVPGNLAGLALLEGRSETGTASLALYEGNVLSYSLAVEGLTQGDALTVSHIHRGDVHENGPVVITLVGGPAQASGVRPLDTIPQFDGGTSVTASAALTGAEVADLTAAGNHFYVNVHSNQVGAGVVRGQIGQEIVLASNVFLSTANEVPPVPGRTETGLAVMRGVDGAAPAMKFFLEVFDLDPTDALQVAHIHSGGPTENGPVVISLVGGPAQPPLRPLDVLPVFGGETSVRGEVPVSAQELADLVDPTRAWYVNIHSTQVGSGLVRGQLREVTFANAIQPILTPNCAVAGCHGTPLGAPMSLLAGVAYGNLVNAPSLSLSSELALRVAPGSTAQSELYRRVTSADPLIRMPVVAPLSQAQIDLIGRWISGGALED; encoded by the coding sequence ATGAGACACAACCCGTGGAGTGCAAAGTTCACTTTGCTGTTTGCCGCCGTGGCCTTGGCCGCAGCGCTGGTTGCGTGTGGTGGGGGAGGGGGCGGAGGCGGCGTCACGTTTCGGGACGCGGCGCCTGCGGACTTGGCGAACCGGGCGTTCGCCTTTGGGCCGGGGCTCTTCTCGGACGACCCTCAGGACCCCCGGAGCGCTGATTCCTCGACCCTCGTCATCGGCTCCTTCCACGGGGACCGGGCGGCGTTCGCCCTGGTGAACGATGCCGACGGCTCCGTGGTGGCCGGGAGCCTCGCGGTGGGGAACTCGTGCACCGTGACCGTGAGCTTCCTGGAGCTTGCCGGAGAGGAGCTTCGGGTGCTTGCTCCCGACGATCCTGACGCCGTTTCCGTGCTCGACCCCTGCGAGATCGGGAGCGACGGGAGCCTGCGGGTGGCCGACGACCAGCTCGAGACGTTCCTGTCGAGCCCCGGCCGGGCGCCGCAGGCGGTGCTCAACCTGTCGATCCCGCTCGCCGCGGCCTACGAGGTGCCCGGGAATCTAGCGGGTTTGGCGCTGCTCGAAGGGCGATCGGAGACGGGCACCGCCAGTCTCGCCCTGTACGAGGGGAACGTCCTGTCCTACTCCCTGGCCGTCGAGGGCCTGACCCAGGGCGACGCGCTCACGGTGTCCCACATCCACCGGGGCGACGTACACGAGAACGGACCCGTGGTGATCACCCTCGTGGGCGGCCCGGCCCAGGCCAGCGGCGTGCGCCCCCTGGACACCATTCCGCAGTTCGACGGGGGCACTTCCGTCACGGCCTCTGCGGCGCTGACCGGCGCCGAGGTGGCCGATCTGACGGCTGCGGGCAACCACTTCTACGTGAACGTGCACTCGAACCAGGTCGGGGCCGGCGTGGTTCGCGGCCAGATCGGCCAGGAGATCGTCCTTGCCTCCAACGTGTTCCTGTCGACGGCCAACGAGGTCCCTCCCGTGCCCGGTCGCACGGAGACGGGTTTGGCAGTGATGCGAGGCGTGGACGGCGCCGCACCGGCGATGAAGTTCTTCCTCGAGGTCTTCGACTTGGACCCGACCGACGCGCTGCAGGTGGCGCACATCCACTCGGGCGGCCCCACGGAGAACGGACCGGTCGTGATCAGTCTGGTGGGAGGGCCCGCCCAGCCGCCCCTGAGGCCGCTGGACGTGCTGCCGGTCTTCGGCGGCGAGACCTCGGTGCGGGGAGAGGTGCCCGTCAGCGCCCAGGAACTGGCGGACCTCGTGGATCCTACCCGCGCCTGGTACGTCAACATCCACTCTACCCAGGTGGGCTCGGGGCTGGTGCGGGGCCAGCTGCGGGAGGTCACATTCGCCAACGCGATCCAGCCCATCCTGACGCCGAACTGCGCGGTCGCCGGGTGCCACGGGACGCCGCTGGGCGCGCCCATGTCACTGTTGGCGGGAGTCGCCTACGGAAACCTCGTGAACGCTCCGAGCCTCTCGTTGTCGAGCGAGCTCGCCCTGAGGGTGGCTCCGGGCAGCACGGCCCAGAGCGAGCTCTACCGCCGCGTGACCTCGGCGGATCCCCTGATCCGCATGCCCGTGGTGGCGCCCCTGAGCCAGGCACAGATCGACCTGATCGGCCGGTGGATCTCGGGAGGAGCCCTCGAGGACTGA
- a CDS encoding glycosyltransferase, translating into MGALSRPVPPVFPAPGVSVVIPTRDRRELAAEAVASVLAQTWAELELVVVDDGSADGTAEHLAAAFSDPRLRVVRQENRGVSAARNRGVAETSGPWIAFLDSDDLWLPEKLERQLAAVAEPPGWSACHTEEVWYRRGRWANPRKVHAKHGGWIFPHCLPLCTISPSSVLLRRDLFASLGGFDESLPACEDYDLWLRLAAAHPVLLLAEKLTVKRNGHPGQLSQEHWGLDRFRVRALWKVALDPGVKTEYRRLALEELGRKAEVVALGAEKRGEITRAAVFRHSRQEAERCLEELEACEQIVASRPECKARARERRDISSR; encoded by the coding sequence TTGGGCGCCCTGAGCCGCCCCGTCCCCCCCGTCTTCCCCGCTCCCGGCGTCTCCGTCGTCATCCCCACCCGCGACCGCCGGGAGCTCGCCGCCGAGGCGGTGGCGAGCGTGCTCGCCCAGACCTGGGCGGAGCTGGAGCTCGTGGTGGTGGACGACGGGAGCGCCGACGGCACCGCCGAGCACCTGGCGGCGGCGTTCTCGGACCCGCGGCTTCGCGTGGTCCGCCAGGAGAACCGGGGGGTGAGCGCGGCCCGCAACCGGGGGGTGGCGGAGACCTCGGGCCCCTGGATCGCCTTCCTGGACTCGGACGACCTCTGGCTTCCGGAGAAGCTCGAGCGCCAGCTCGCCGCGGTGGCCGAGCCCCCCGGGTGGTCTGCGTGCCACACGGAGGAGGTGTGGTACCGGCGGGGGCGCTGGGCCAACCCCCGCAAGGTGCACGCGAAGCATGGGGGGTGGATCTTCCCCCACTGCCTGCCCCTGTGTACCATCAGCCCCTCGTCGGTCCTCCTGCGCCGCGACCTCTTCGCCTCCCTGGGGGGCTTCGACGAGAGCCTCCCGGCCTGCGAAGACTACGACCTGTGGCTGCGCCTGGCGGCGGCCCACCCCGTCCTGCTCCTCGCCGAAAAGCTCACGGTGAAGCGAAACGGGCACCCGGGGCAGCTCTCCCAGGAGCACTGGGGGCTCGATCGCTTCCGGGTGCGCGCCCTGTGGAAGGTGGCCCTGGACCCCGGCGTGAAGACCGAGTATCGGCGCCTGGCCCTGGAGGAGCTCGGCCGCAAGGCCGAGGTGGTGGCCCTGGGCGCGGAAAAGCGCGGAGAGATCACGCGGGCGGCGGTGTTTCGCCATTCCCGGCAGGAGGCGGAGCGGTGCCTGGAGGAGCTAGAAGCGTGTGAACAAATCGTCGCGAGCAGGCCGGAGTGCAAGGCGCGTGCGAGGGAACGACGAGACATATCAAGCAGATAG
- a CDS encoding sensor domain-containing diguanylate cyclase, translating to MPKLERILPTALWERFADQMGKASGLSVAVLDSRGAPLPGRGDLEPLCPKGKEGQGEGCLGFYRKAVAQAGRGEDALLFRCPGDRLVFAAPVRLEIAPSVPPLILVGGAVQSPPGRDGGGDAASPGASEPRRLLEMARLAQWILGVAIQGNLRREEHGRRQSQVMTLFDVASDLTQAASVHEVFALALNTLGVLFEVGDAALFLHEPGTGAYRVHTAMGGVERVLGTWAFPAEGRLREELLRPTGAVRLEDARDLAPLGLPEEVESASLFALWGLGGPLGLLALFNAGLTAEDEQIIRGFAGQLSLTLENRRLRDQLGGKSVELQSVQETSRRFLSCLKPEELFHAILEEARKITGAQKGSVMVAANGSGELRVQSVAGTHERVVEKLRVPTGRGIAGRVFATGDPIVVANVEKDGRFQRRNRPRYVTKSFLSLPIFLEGRIVGVLNLADKITGEVFSEEDLRLLQTLAAQATIAIERSTYYAQSLELRKISITDPLTGLLNRRYFQERLAEEVDRAVRHGHALALIMIDIDHFKDYNDANGHPAGDRALVLVGRALRASIRAIDVVSRFGGEEFAVILPETRAEGAIEIGERIRREIESLYFAGEESLPTGRLTISLGVAGFPEDARDMKSLVQRADRALYLAKAQGRNRIVAYAAPEGRNGGKPSPRPEPAAQPPSWTKVL from the coding sequence TTGCCCAAATTGGAGAGAATACTTCCCACCGCCCTCTGGGAGCGGTTTGCAGACCAGATGGGGAAGGCGTCGGGGCTCTCGGTGGCCGTGCTCGACTCCCGGGGCGCTCCCCTGCCGGGGCGCGGCGACCTGGAACCCCTGTGTCCAAAGGGGAAGGAAGGCCAGGGGGAGGGCTGCCTCGGGTTCTACCGCAAGGCGGTGGCCCAGGCCGGGCGGGGCGAAGACGCGCTGCTCTTCCGGTGCCCGGGAGATCGGTTGGTCTTTGCGGCCCCCGTGCGCCTCGAGATCGCTCCCTCGGTGCCGCCCCTGATCCTCGTGGGGGGCGCGGTTCAGAGCCCGCCCGGCCGGGACGGGGGGGGGGACGCGGCGAGCCCGGGCGCGTCGGAGCCCCGCCGCCTCCTGGAGATGGCTCGGCTCGCCCAGTGGATTCTCGGGGTCGCCATCCAGGGCAATCTCCGCCGCGAAGAACACGGCCGGCGCCAGTCGCAGGTGATGACGCTCTTCGACGTCGCCTCCGACCTCACCCAGGCGGCTTCCGTCCACGAGGTCTTCGCCCTGGCGCTCAACACCCTCGGGGTGCTCTTCGAGGTCGGGGACGCGGCCCTCTTCCTCCACGAGCCGGGCACCGGCGCCTACCGGGTGCACACGGCCATGGGGGGAGTGGAACGGGTGCTCGGGACGTGGGCGTTCCCCGCGGAGGGCCGCCTGCGCGAAGAGCTCCTGCGTCCCACCGGGGCGGTGCGCCTGGAGGATGCCCGGGACCTGGCGCCCCTGGGCTTGCCCGAGGAGGTGGAGAGCGCGAGCCTCTTTGCCCTGTGGGGGCTGGGAGGGCCCCTGGGGCTCCTGGCCCTTTTCAACGCAGGGCTCACCGCGGAGGACGAGCAGATCATCCGGGGGTTCGCCGGTCAGCTCTCCCTTACCCTGGAGAACCGGCGGCTGCGGGACCAGTTGGGGGGCAAGAGCGTGGAGCTCCAGTCGGTGCAGGAGACGAGCCGGCGCTTCCTGAGCTGTCTCAAGCCCGAGGAGCTCTTCCACGCCATCCTGGAGGAAGCCCGCAAGATCACCGGCGCCCAGAAGGGGAGCGTGATGGTGGCTGCCAACGGCAGCGGGGAGCTGCGGGTGCAGTCCGTCGCCGGGACCCACGAGCGCGTGGTCGAGAAGCTGCGCGTTCCTACGGGGCGGGGCATCGCAGGGCGGGTGTTCGCCACGGGCGACCCGATCGTGGTGGCCAACGTGGAGAAGGACGGGCGGTTCCAGCGCCGCAACCGGCCCCGCTACGTGACCAAGAGCTTCCTGTCGCTCCCGATCTTCCTCGAGGGGCGGATCGTGGGGGTCCTGAATCTGGCGGACAAGATCACGGGCGAGGTCTTCAGCGAGGAGGACCTGCGGTTGCTCCAGACCCTGGCGGCCCAGGCCACCATCGCCATCGAGCGCTCCACCTACTACGCCCAGAGCCTGGAACTGCGGAAGATCTCCATCACCGATCCCCTCACGGGGCTCCTCAACCGGCGCTATTTCCAGGAGCGCCTGGCGGAGGAGGTGGACCGGGCGGTGCGCCACGGGCACGCGCTCGCCCTCATCATGATCGACATCGACCACTTCAAGGACTACAACGACGCCAACGGCCACCCGGCGGGAGACCGGGCCCTGGTGCTCGTGGGCCGGGCGCTCCGGGCCAGCATTCGCGCCATCGACGTGGTGAGCCGGTTCGGAGGAGAGGAGTTCGCGGTCATCCTCCCCGAGACCCGCGCGGAGGGGGCCATCGAGATCGGCGAGCGGATCCGGCGGGAGATCGAGAGCCTCTACTTCGCCGGGGAAGAATCGCTTCCCACGGGCCGGCTCACCATCTCGCTGGGGGTCGCGGGCTTTCCCGAAGACGCCCGCGACATGAAGAGCCTGGTCCAGAGGGCCGACCGGGCGCTCTACCTGGCCAAGGCCCAGGGGCGAAACCGCATCGTGGCCTACGCGGCGCCCGAGGGCCGTAACGGCGGCAAGCCCTCGCCCAGGCCCGAGCCGGCAGCCCAGCCCCCTTCCTGGACGAAGGTTCTGTAA
- a CDS encoding CDP-alcohol phosphatidyltransferase family protein has translation MPYQPIFLEILLPVLLMVAAERFAVYRFLRTPAQVAWVRRHRILWPNSISRLRYPMGFLAVGVMHLGWPKAAFLFFAFWMITDITDGDIARRCGLSTERGETIDPFSDKLMYTPVLLYFAWQGLLTPWLVGLFLVFDFAGQLSRRFISRKAANLFGKAKTFLVVVLLSITAITWIYGGTHDLSGLARTIRPLLAFCTGLAFCSLAFKVIPNYWYANILSLMNLLCGLGGIWVILAGGPPVYAFGLVFLGQFLDLFDGRAAEKWGSTPRGEIFDDVADGTSFGLTVGLIVAVSFQDWRVGAIFGLTHAGATAYRLVRFVVEKRKAGIAGGVKTFSGMPSPGGALLAGSACLLFESELWQGLLVAATALAMVSRIPYLHFGRAALPHIPKVARVLFLALFLFLLAQGVRRDDYVAPLVIVFVAAVGYLVSPLFQRR, from the coding sequence GTGCCCTACCAGCCCATCTTCCTCGAGATCCTCCTCCCGGTCCTCCTCATGGTGGCGGCAGAGCGGTTTGCCGTGTATCGCTTCCTGCGCACGCCCGCCCAGGTGGCGTGGGTGCGCAGGCACCGCATCCTGTGGCCCAACTCCATCAGCCGCCTGCGCTACCCCATGGGGTTCCTGGCGGTAGGGGTGATGCACCTGGGGTGGCCCAAAGCGGCCTTTCTCTTCTTCGCCTTCTGGATGATCACCGACATCACCGACGGCGACATCGCCCGCCGGTGCGGCCTCTCCACGGAGCGGGGCGAGACCATCGACCCCTTCTCCGACAAACTCATGTACACTCCGGTGCTCCTCTATTTTGCCTGGCAGGGGCTCCTCACCCCCTGGCTCGTGGGGCTCTTCCTCGTCTTCGACTTCGCGGGGCAGCTCTCCCGGCGGTTCATCTCCCGCAAGGCGGCCAACCTCTTCGGGAAAGCCAAAACCTTCCTCGTGGTGGTGCTCCTCTCCATCACCGCCATCACCTGGATCTACGGCGGCACCCACGACCTGTCGGGGCTCGCCCGCACGATCCGCCCCCTTCTGGCCTTCTGCACGGGGCTGGCCTTCTGCTCCCTGGCCTTCAAGGTCATTCCCAACTACTGGTACGCCAACATCCTGAGTCTGATGAACCTGTTGTGCGGCCTGGGGGGGATCTGGGTCATTCTGGCGGGGGGGCCGCCGGTGTACGCCTTCGGCCTGGTGTTCCTGGGTCAGTTCCTCGACCTCTTCGACGGGCGGGCGGCGGAGAAGTGGGGCTCGACGCCCCGGGGGGAGATCTTCGACGACGTGGCCGACGGCACGAGCTTCGGCCTCACCGTGGGCCTCATCGTGGCCGTGTCGTTCCAGGACTGGCGGGTGGGGGCGATCTTCGGGCTCACTCACGCCGGGGCGACGGCCTACCGCCTGGTGCGCTTCGTGGTGGAGAAGCGAAAGGCGGGTATTGCCGGGGGGGTGAAGACCTTCTCGGGCATGCCCTCCCCCGGAGGGGCGCTCCTCGCGGGAAGCGCCTGCCTGCTTTTCGAGTCGGAGCTCTGGCAGGGGCTCCTGGTGGCGGCCACGGCGCTTGCCATGGTCTCGCGCATCCCCTACCTCCACTTCGGCCGGGCCGCGCTCCCCCACATCCCCAAAGTCGCGCGGGTTCTCTTCCTCGCCCTCTTCCTCTTCCTCCTGGCCCAGGGCGTGCGCCGCGACGACTACGTCGCCCCCCTCGTCATCGTCTTCGTGGCCGCCGTGGGCTACCTCGTCTCACCCCTCTTCCAGCGGCGGTAG
- a CDS encoding heavy metal sensor histidine kinase, with amino-acid sequence MKPQTLRAQLTLWYGAFLFFIVLAFGGALYAFLAHSLYRSVDQRLLALADVVAESSVRNFLRPGFTDFTRLLEEFFGVPTAGQFIQVLDPSGNVDSRTPNLERRRLPVSPEALHRAVHGEMIYETFEDEPVPIRMLTYPVVVRSRVRNVVQVATSLGPVLEALHQVLWILAVGIPGLLLIALLGGWFLAGRALRPLDTVVEELRGLDADTLDARLPAKAGTLEVRELAENVNGLLSRLEDAFRRVREFTADASHELRTPLTVLRGEAEVALRKPRSPEEYQAVLASSLEEAHRMGRIVEDLLLLAKGDLGEATVHKVPLDLAEVLGEVAAQATLLAEDKGLRFTSAGGPPAPVLADPLRLRQLFWNLLDNAVKYTPAGGRVFLSHGRTDAGWVRVTVKDTGIGIPPEDRERIFERFYRVDKHRARAQGGSGLGLSICCWIAQVHGGRIEVESKVDEGSAFIVYLPPASEAPAGAPAAR; translated from the coding sequence GTGAAGCCCCAGACCCTGCGGGCGCAGCTCACCCTGTGGTACGGAGCCTTCCTCTTCTTCATCGTCCTCGCGTTCGGGGGAGCGCTCTACGCGTTTCTTGCCCACAGCCTGTATCGCAGCGTGGACCAGCGCCTGCTGGCGCTCGCCGACGTGGTGGCCGAGTCCTCGGTGCGCAACTTCCTGCGGCCCGGCTTTACCGACTTCACCCGGCTCCTGGAGGAGTTTTTCGGGGTCCCCACCGCCGGGCAGTTCATCCAGGTGCTCGACCCCTCGGGAAACGTGGACTCCCGGACCCCCAACCTGGAGCGGCGCCGCCTTCCCGTTTCGCCCGAAGCCCTCCACCGGGCGGTCCACGGCGAGATGATCTACGAAACCTTCGAGGACGAGCCGGTGCCGATCCGGATGCTCACCTACCCCGTGGTGGTGCGCTCCCGGGTGCGCAACGTGGTGCAGGTGGCCACGAGCCTGGGGCCGGTGCTCGAGGCCCTGCATCAGGTGCTGTGGATCCTGGCCGTGGGGATTCCCGGCCTGCTCCTCATCGCACTGCTCGGGGGGTGGTTTCTGGCGGGACGGGCCCTGCGGCCCCTGGACACGGTGGTGGAGGAGCTGCGGGGGCTCGACGCCGACACCCTCGACGCCCGCCTGCCTGCAAAGGCCGGCACCCTCGAGGTGCGGGAGCTGGCCGAGAACGTCAATGGCCTCCTGAGCCGGCTCGAGGATGCCTTCCGGCGGGTGCGGGAGTTCACCGCCGACGCCTCCCACGAGCTGCGCACACCGCTCACGGTGCTGCGGGGGGAGGCGGAGGTGGCGCTTCGAAAGCCCCGCTCCCCCGAGGAGTACCAAGCCGTGCTCGCCTCGAGCCTGGAGGAGGCCCACCGGATGGGCCGCATCGTCGAAGATCTCCTCCTCCTGGCCAAGGGCGACCTGGGGGAGGCCACGGTCCACAAAGTGCCGCTCGACCTGGCGGAGGTGCTCGGCGAGGTGGCGGCCCAGGCCACCCTGCTGGCCGAGGACAAGGGACTGCGGTTCACCTCCGCGGGGGGGCCGCCGGCTCCGGTGCTGGCCGATCCCCTGCGGCTGCGCCAGCTCTTCTGGAACCTCCTGGACAACGCGGTCAAGTACACCCCTGCCGGGGGAAGGGTCTTCCTCTCCCACGGGCGCACCGATGCCGGGTGGGTGCGGGTGACGGTCAAGGACACGGGGATCGGCATCCCCCCCGAGGACCGGGAGCGGATCTTCGAGCGGTTCTACCGGGTGGACAAGCACCGAGCCCGGGCCCAGGGCGGGAGCGGGCTGGGCCTCTCCATCTGCTGCTGGATCGCCCAGGTGCACGGGGGCCGCATCGAGGTGGAGTCCAAGGTGGACGAGGGCAGCGCCTTCATCGTCTACCTTCCCCCCGCGTCCGAAGCTCCCGCCGGCGCCCCGGCCGCGAGGTAG